In Bacteroidia bacterium, a genomic segment contains:
- a CDS encoding thiamine pyrophosphate-dependent enzyme — protein sequence MRIEPKEVVENSGLRMTKEEILRDYSLAYQSRQASLLGRREVLTGKAKFGIFGDGKELPQIALAKFFQNGDIRSGYYRDQTFAFITGIATIDQFFSQLYADPDLKNDPHSAGRQMNSHFATRMIREDGSWEDMTRQKVTTADASPTASQMPRIAGLVQASRLFRLLPELKDFSVFSNNGNEVVFGTIGNASCAEGVFWETINAIGVIQGPFVMSIWDDEYGISVPNEFQITKQSLSEMLSGFQRTDNERGYDIYTVKAWDYEALIETYRMATENARVNHIPAIVHVTEVTQPQGHSTSGSHERYKSQERLQWEKQHDCISKLREYIIEKGFATAAEIDELEKEDRRIVRKIKNDAWQAYQAPIKKEVSQLLLLIGEIASHASGKAHEQLSQIIAGLKKLLEPARRDIMINSHKALLAARAINHPTVAALATWRKAKQAEWGESYGSHLYSSTPLSPMNVQPVAPVYSEEAPLKSGFEILNQAFEEMFAQNPLIVAFGEDVGQLGDVNQGFAGLQDKFGPHRVMDTGIREATIAGQAIGLAMRGLRPIAEIQYLDYFIYALQILSDDLSTLLYRTKGGQRAPAIIRTRGHRLEGIWHAGSPLGMMIHSLRGVHIAVPRDMTRAVGFYHTFLAGDDPAVIIEVLNAYRLKEKVPDNISEIRIVPGIPEILRQGNDVTIVTYGACCRIAMQAAEQLQETGIDAEIIDVQTLLPFDIHHLILDSLKKTNRIVFFDEDVPGGASAYMMQEVLEKQGGYYLLDSEPRTLTAKPHRPAYGDDGDYFSKPQAEDVFQTVYAMMHEAAPNKFPLFF from the coding sequence ATGCGAATTGAACCGAAAGAAGTTGTAGAAAATTCAGGACTCCGGATGACGAAAGAAGAAATACTGCGCGACTACAGTCTCGCTTACCAAAGTCGTCAGGCCAGCCTTTTGGGTCGAAGGGAAGTACTTACAGGAAAGGCGAAGTTTGGTATTTTTGGTGACGGTAAGGAACTTCCACAGATTGCCCTGGCAAAATTTTTCCAGAACGGAGACATCCGCTCCGGTTATTATCGCGATCAGACCTTTGCCTTTATCACAGGCATAGCCACTATTGATCAGTTTTTCTCTCAACTATACGCTGACCCAGACCTCAAAAACGATCCGCATTCAGCAGGCAGGCAAATGAATAGTCATTTTGCTACCCGCATGATACGGGAAGATGGTTCCTGGGAAGATATGACCCGACAAAAGGTTACGACCGCAGACGCTTCGCCTACGGCTTCCCAAATGCCCCGTATTGCGGGGCTGGTTCAGGCTTCGCGGCTTTTTCGGCTGTTACCCGAACTGAAAGATTTTTCCGTTTTCTCCAACAATGGCAATGAGGTCGTTTTTGGTACCATCGGAAATGCCAGTTGTGCAGAAGGCGTATTCTGGGAAACCATCAATGCGATTGGCGTTATTCAGGGGCCCTTTGTTATGTCCATCTGGGATGATGAATACGGTATTTCTGTACCCAATGAATTTCAGATCACCAAACAAAGTTTGTCTGAAATGCTTTCCGGTTTCCAGCGGACCGACAATGAAAGGGGATACGATATTTATACCGTAAAGGCCTGGGATTATGAGGCATTGATTGAAACGTATCGCATGGCCACCGAAAATGCCCGTGTCAATCATATCCCTGCTATCGTTCACGTAACGGAAGTTACTCAGCCACAAGGACATAGCACCTCTGGCAGCCACGAAAGATATAAGTCTCAGGAACGACTGCAATGGGAAAAACAGCACGACTGTATATCCAAACTTCGTGAGTATATCATCGAAAAAGGATTTGCGACCGCTGCGGAAATAGATGAATTGGAAAAAGAAGATCGCCGGATTGTACGCAAAATCAAAAATGATGCGTGGCAGGCTTATCAGGCGCCGATCAAAAAGGAAGTATCCCAACTATTGCTTCTGATTGGTGAAATTGCTTCACATGCTTCCGGGAAAGCGCACGAACAATTATCCCAGATTATTGCCGGACTTAAAAAACTGCTCGAACCGGCACGTCGTGATATCATGATCAATTCTCATAAAGCGCTGCTGGCTGCCCGGGCCATCAACCACCCTACGGTTGCGGCACTTGCTACATGGAGAAAAGCCAAGCAGGCGGAATGGGGAGAAAGTTATGGCTCTCATTTGTATAGTAGTACGCCGCTTTCCCCGATGAATGTCCAACCGGTGGCGCCTGTCTATTCCGAGGAAGCGCCATTGAAGAGTGGATTTGAAATCCTCAATCAGGCTTTCGAAGAAATGTTTGCCCAAAATCCGCTGATTGTCGCATTTGGAGAAGATGTTGGTCAACTGGGAGATGTCAACCAGGGATTCGCCGGACTCCAGGATAAATTTGGCCCGCACCGTGTGATGGACACAGGAATCCGGGAAGCGACCATTGCCGGACAGGCAATCGGGCTGGCTATGCGGGGACTTCGGCCCATTGCAGAGATTCAGTATTTGGATTATTTTATTTACGCGCTCCAAATCCTGTCTGACGACCTTTCCACCCTGCTTTACCGCACCAAAGGCGGACAACGTGCGCCTGCGATTATCCGCACCCGGGGGCACAGGCTGGAAGGTATCTGGCATGCAGGTTCTCCCCTGGGAATGATGATACATTCTCTGAGAGGGGTTCACATAGCCGTGCCAAGAGATATGACACGAGCTGTAGGGTTTTATCATACTTTCCTGGCTGGCGACGACCCGGCCGTAATCATTGAAGTACTCAATGCCTACCGTCTAAAGGAAAAGGTGCCGGACAACATATCAGAAATACGGATAGTCCCGGGCATACCCGAAATCCTGCGTCAGGGAAATGATGTCACTATTGTAACCTATGGTGCATGTTGCCGGATCGCTATGCAGGCCGCAGAACAGTTACAGGAAACCGGTATAGATGCAGAAATAATCGATGTGCAAACGCTTTTGCCATTTGACATCCATCACCTCATTCTCGATTCACTCAAAAAGACCAATCGTATCGTCTTTTTCGACGAAGATGTTCCCGGTGGTGCCTCTGCCTACATGATGCAGGAGGTACTGGAAAAACAAGGCGGATACTATTTGCTTGATTCAGAACCACGAACACTTACAGCGAAGCCACACAGGCCTGCATATGGAGATGATGGCGACTACTTCTCCAAACCACAGGCTGAAGACGTATTTCAAACCGTCTATGCGATGATGCATGAGGCTGCCCCCAACAAGTTTCCCCTGTTTTTCTAA
- a CDS encoding T9SS type A sorting domain-containing protein — MKKTLAFLLFPLIAVLMAAIGMWYHTLTLQYPSPTDRALSHEENGEMKQEREAFFEKMHRTAPGVDWRKIDQQVRKEKAESRFQKIRQRNLSKTSADFDKDTIANGNVTGHWREVGSINQAGRTTGAEYDAKSGTLYVTSAGGNIWKGNMQGSSWEVLNDLQTIPGLNTLSRITVQGSSRLLALSGDWGIDGLRYSDDGGLTWNISNGLGNILNWGFAARMAIIPDSIHTLYILAYEWDYSSANWGSVTTLYRSTDQGLNFSQIADFHSATFGDIARFDIWTDPYTPGALFLLENNHLFKIDGGGTTLVPAGTLPVIAAGGNAHLQGVETTAGTYLYALYENGDSSNVYQSVAGAPWTYQGSVDTRLFSRRSFTCSSINPQVLFAGGVNAYRSADGGVTWQLVNEWFEYYGNPVNKLHADIPAFQTFRDSVLGEFVIVSTDGGTYVSYNNLQTVQNISLSGLQVGQFYSTYTHRTNTGTVYGGTQDQGYQRATQDNGEVLYFSQLIGGDYGHIVSGDGGQSIWTNYPGFTMYYPNAATSTQQFSRDFDGSGHLWLPPLLADPNMANRVYLGGGSLDGVGANIIQQTAIGGTISVVEQPFDFSEGTNASISAMGISPQDPNYRYVLTDNEKFFFSFNGGQNWTKSSQGAIPGSHYFYGNVILPSPKQFGRLYIAGSGYSNSPVYISNNNGGSFVAANNGLPALLIYDMDMTPDESMVFAATSVGPYMYIPADDQWYPMDGLHAPDQTYWTVEYVPALHVARFGTYGRGIWDFTICDSLSPKPVAAFQQVLFGDGVSIQLIDKSAGGQFLQWEFGDGETSTQQNPLHHYAGSGVYELKQIISTHCQSDTISQTLYLMSTGVEDLLSPDQLTVFPNPSNGVFEVENKGESSESLHLEVMDAAGKVIWKQPSVRFGPQDRHSVRLGDTPSGIYFLRMTPASGGKPIVKKLIIR; from the coding sequence ATGAAAAAGACGTTGGCTTTTTTGCTTTTCCCATTGATCGCAGTACTGATGGCAGCCATCGGCATGTGGTATCACACCCTAACCCTGCAATACCCCTCTCCTACCGACCGTGCGTTATCTCATGAAGAGAATGGCGAAATGAAGCAGGAAAGGGAAGCCTTTTTCGAAAAAATGCACCGCACTGCGCCGGGTGTTGACTGGAGGAAAATCGATCAACAGGTAAGGAAGGAAAAAGCCGAATCGCGATTCCAGAAAATCAGACAGCGAAACCTCTCTAAAACTTCCGCCGATTTTGACAAAGATACCATTGCCAATGGCAATGTCACCGGCCACTGGCGCGAAGTGGGAAGCATCAACCAGGCAGGAAGAACTACCGGCGCCGAATATGATGCAAAATCAGGCACCCTTTATGTAACATCCGCAGGGGGCAATATCTGGAAAGGCAATATGCAGGGTAGTAGTTGGGAGGTATTAAATGATCTCCAAACCATCCCCGGCCTCAACACACTTTCCCGTATTACGGTTCAGGGCAGTTCCCGATTGCTGGCCTTATCTGGTGATTGGGGCATTGATGGCCTGCGCTACTCAGATGATGGCGGATTGACATGGAATATTTCCAACGGCCTGGGCAATATCCTCAACTGGGGGTTTGCCGCCCGGATGGCTATCATTCCCGACAGCATCCACACCCTCTATATTCTCGCTTATGAATGGGATTATAGTTCGGCAAACTGGGGGTCTGTAACAACTTTGTACCGATCCACAGATCAAGGGCTGAATTTTTCCCAAATAGCCGACTTCCACAGCGCGACTTTCGGTGATATCGCTCGTTTTGATATCTGGACGGACCCATATACACCAGGCGCACTCTTTTTACTGGAAAACAACCATCTTTTCAAAATCGATGGAGGGGGTACAACATTGGTTCCGGCTGGCACACTTCCCGTAATCGCAGCGGGCGGAAATGCCCATCTTCAGGGAGTAGAAACAACCGCAGGCACATATCTCTACGCCCTATATGAAAATGGAGACAGTTCAAATGTCTATCAATCTGTAGCAGGTGCGCCCTGGACGTATCAGGGGTCTGTGGACACCAGGCTATTTTCCAGAAGAAGTTTCACCTGTTCATCAATCAACCCGCAGGTGCTTTTTGCAGGGGGCGTCAACGCATACCGAAGCGCCGATGGCGGTGTTACCTGGCAACTGGTCAATGAATGGTTTGAGTATTATGGAAACCCCGTTAACAAACTTCACGCTGACATACCCGCTTTCCAGACATTTCGGGACAGTGTTTTGGGCGAATTTGTCATTGTGAGCACGGACGGAGGCACCTATGTTTCTTACAACAACCTGCAAACTGTTCAGAATATTTCGCTTTCCGGCCTTCAGGTGGGACAATTTTACTCTACCTACACACACCGCACCAATACCGGTACCGTATATGGCGGCACCCAGGATCAGGGCTATCAGCGGGCAACGCAGGACAATGGCGAAGTGCTGTATTTTTCCCAGTTGATCGGTGGTGATTACGGCCATATCGTATCCGGAGACGGGGGGCAGAGCATTTGGACGAACTACCCCGGGTTTACGATGTATTATCCCAACGCAGCTACTTCCACCCAGCAGTTTTCCCGCGATTTTGACGGAAGCGGGCATTTGTGGCTCCCCCCATTGCTTGCCGATCCCAATATGGCCAACCGCGTGTATCTGGGCGGAGGAAGTCTGGATGGTGTGGGGGCAAATATTATCCAGCAAACGGCCATTGGAGGCACTATTTCAGTAGTTGAGCAGCCCTTTGATTTTAGCGAAGGAACCAATGCCAGCATTTCGGCGATGGGTATTTCTCCACAGGATCCCAACTACCGCTATGTTCTGACCGACAATGAAAAATTCTTTTTTTCTTTCAATGGCGGACAAAACTGGACAAAGTCATCACAGGGCGCCATTCCGGGTAGTCATTATTTTTACGGGAATGTAATCCTCCCCTCTCCCAAACAATTTGGCAGATTGTATATCGCGGGAAGCGGGTATTCCAACTCCCCCGTCTATATATCCAACAATAATGGCGGGAGTTTTGTCGCTGCCAATAATGGCCTTCCGGCATTGCTGATTTACGACATGGATATGACCCCCGATGAGAGTATGGTATTTGCCGCAACTTCTGTAGGGCCATATATGTACATTCCGGCTGATGACCAATGGTATCCGATGGATGGCCTTCACGCACCAGACCAGACTTACTGGACAGTAGAATATGTACCAGCTCTACATGTAGCCAGATTTGGCACCTATGGCAGAGGCATCTGGGATTTCACCATTTGTGATTCTCTTTCTCCCAAACCAGTCGCAGCTTTTCAACAGGTCCTTTTTGGCGACGGGGTTTCCATTCAGTTGATAGACAAATCCGCCGGAGGGCAATTTCTCCAATGGGAATTTGGGGACGGAGAGACCAGCACGCAACAAAACCCCCTTCATCACTATGCTGGATCGGGTGTATATGAATTAAAACAAATCATCAGCACACATTGCCAGTCTGATACCATTTCGCAGACACTCTACCTTATGTCAACAGGCGTCGAAGACTTGCTTTCGCCCGATCAACTGACGGTTTTCCCCAACCCCAGCAACGGCGTATTTGAAGTGGAAAACAAAGGCGAATCATCCGAATCGCTACATCTTGAAGTAATGGATGCAGCAGGAAAGGTGATCTGGAAACAGCCCTCGGTGCGATTTGGCCCACAAGACAGGCATTCGGTAAGACTCGGCGACACACCTTCCGGAATCTATTTTTTGCGCATGACACCGGCTTCTGGTGGAAAACCGATAGTAAAAAAGTTGATAATCCGGTAG
- a CDS encoding lamin tail domain-containing protein, translating to MKHIILPMILLCAGLSLSAQCVFISEYLEGSGNNKCIEIYNGTAASVDLAAGGYVLAVYANGNPAITSSIALSGMVAPGDVYVVCHPSASAVLLAQADQTSGSLSMNGDDAIALIAAGTTIDVVGQPGVDPGTEWTGAGCPQGTADGTLVRKSALICPAFDGLTSFDPSSEWDCYPMDTFSGIGSHFLASCVLYDLAVWEDGCNNGTASALLDFIAFNPGSTGFSLVVTPDPGGLSGNYLYTDLPLPLTGFWGNNATAYSFAVADLQNTGCVADSLGGVVFDCPVADELVITQMPPGCAETNQPLQFEICAVEGSSGKIQPDFAGIISVTLDAGANGTLSGNMSVPAVNGCADFLLSYDLPEDISLTFSNGFFPDVQTAIIPVRNQCASMAITTAVINPCGNDSQNEYFGARTGSIAFSVDELVIASIDPLIGIQPNTNFVWSASGTDKGGNTSESCGAIGLQCNRILDINHPLDSPIIHNLISQLNAQAGCAPGLFVAPVGPNLGLLPANANVVFFLGAGGNASLPLAPGFDGLSTNLDFSGFCGQGPVYVLFGYHKNPTASFGFFSNTSSRIYQVITSGNITSEIQYFNPAGNAEAEIIDSSGVYVSATDCTPLSLFRDLLLGVEWLWLEGYSPDGTSAILTWEAEITGGIGKFIVEKHDGTGSFEPIGEVKIPKETDEPTLFSYTDRHLTGESQAYRIMYIDADGEPSWSRVVEVFIPPVKKITLLRAWPNPATTQFQMELLSPAEEKGVEIHLSTSAGNSIFMCKLDVVKGVNTIALDMSDMTGGLYLYRILSGENVITGRLIVQ from the coding sequence ATGAAACACATCATTTTACCTATGATCCTGCTATGCGCAGGCCTTTCCCTCTCGGCACAATGTGTCTTTATTTCGGAGTATCTGGAAGGTTCGGGAAACAACAAATGTATCGAAATTTACAACGGAACAGCTGCCTCTGTAGATCTGGCTGCCGGCGGTTATGTATTGGCGGTGTATGCGAATGGAAACCCTGCAATCACTTCTTCGATCGCCCTGAGTGGAATGGTCGCCCCCGGAGATGTGTACGTTGTCTGTCATCCCTCCGCATCAGCTGTTTTATTGGCTCAGGCTGACCAGACTTCTGGTTCTCTCAGCATGAACGGCGATGATGCAATTGCCCTGATAGCGGCCGGAACCACGATCGATGTTGTCGGACAACCAGGCGTTGACCCCGGCACAGAATGGACGGGGGCAGGGTGCCCGCAGGGGACAGCCGATGGCACCCTCGTGCGTAAATCGGCGCTGATCTGTCCGGCTTTTGACGGACTTACCAGCTTCGATCCTTCATCGGAGTGGGATTGTTATCCGATGGATACTTTTTCCGGAATAGGTTCACACTTCCTCGCTTCCTGTGTGTTGTATGACCTTGCAGTATGGGAGGATGGATGCAACAACGGGACAGCGTCTGCCCTGTTGGATTTCATCGCTTTCAACCCCGGTTCGACAGGTTTTTCTCTGGTCGTTACTCCTGACCCCGGCGGACTTTCCGGCAATTATCTTTATACCGATCTGCCACTTCCATTGACAGGATTTTGGGGCAATAATGCCACTGCTTACAGTTTTGCCGTTGCCGATTTGCAGAATACCGGATGTGTGGCAGACAGCCTGGGCGGAGTTGTTTTTGACTGTCCTGTTGCAGATGAACTGGTCATCACCCAGATGCCGCCAGGGTGTGCAGAGACGAATCAGCCTTTGCAGTTTGAAATTTGTGCAGTGGAAGGCAGTTCGGGGAAAATTCAGCCCGACTTTGCTGGCATTATTTCCGTAACGCTTGATGCGGGAGCAAATGGTACATTATCCGGCAATATGAGCGTGCCTGCTGTGAATGGCTGCGCAGATTTTTTGCTAAGTTATGATTTGCCGGAAGATATTTCCCTGACCTTTTCCAATGGATTTTTTCCGGATGTACAAACCGCAATCATACCTGTTCGCAATCAATGCGCTTCGATGGCGATTACAACGGCGGTGATCAACCCTTGTGGCAATGATTCGCAGAATGAGTATTTTGGTGCACGGACAGGATCCATTGCATTTTCGGTTGACGAACTGGTGATTGCCTCCATCGATCCTTTAATTGGCATTCAACCTAATACCAATTTTGTCTGGTCTGCTTCCGGAACAGACAAAGGGGGAAATACATCCGAATCTTGCGGCGCGATCGGGCTTCAATGCAACCGGATTCTGGATATAAATCATCCATTGGATAGCCCCATTATCCACAACCTGATTTCTCAATTGAACGCCCAGGCCGGATGTGCCCCGGGATTATTTGTCGCACCCGTGGGTCCCAATTTAGGTTTATTGCCAGCAAACGCGAATGTCGTATTTTTTCTGGGCGCCGGGGGAAATGCCTCGCTTCCGCTGGCGCCCGGGTTTGACGGATTGAGCACCAATCTCGATTTCAGTGGATTTTGCGGCCAGGGCCCCGTTTATGTGTTGTTTGGTTACCACAAAAACCCGACGGCTTCTTTTGGATTTTTTTCCAATACTTCGAGCCGCATTTACCAGGTGATTACAAGTGGAAATATCACCTCCGAAATCCAGTACTTTAATCCGGCAGGAAATGCCGAAGCTGAAATTATTGATTCTTCCGGTGTCTATGTATCTGCAACAGATTGTACGCCTCTCAGTCTTTTTCGCGATCTCTTGTTGGGGGTAGAATGGTTGTGGCTGGAAGGCTATTCCCCCGATGGAACCTCTGCGATATTGACCTGGGAAGCAGAAATAACAGGGGGAATAGGAAAGTTTATTGTTGAAAAGCACGATGGCACTGGCAGTTTTGAACCTATCGGCGAGGTAAAAATTCCGAAGGAAACAGATGAGCCGACTTTATTTTCCTATACCGATCGCCACCTTACCGGCGAATCTCAGGCATACCGGATCATGTATATAGATGCCGATGGTGAACCCTCCTGGTCCAGAGTTGTGGAGGTTTTTATTCCTCCGGTAAAAAAAATCACCCTGCTCAGAGCCTGGCCTAATCCGGCAACTACACAGTTTCAGATGGAGCTGTTGAGCCCGGCTGAAGAGAAGGGGGTAGAAATACATTTATCCACGTCTGCTGGAAATTCAATATTTATGTGTAAATTGGACGTAGTTAAAGGGGTAAATACGATTGCATTAGATATGTCTGATATGACGGGTGGTCTATACCTGTATCGCATCCTTTCCGGGGAAAATGTGATTACAGGAAGGCTTATCGTACAATGA
- a CDS encoding potassium transporter TrkG, protein MFNFRVIINVLGMLVTICGFAMLFALPFSIYYGSDDLGAILASGLSTMLLGGLVWFITRKHKGQELKKRDGYLIVTLGWVVMSAIGAIPYVVSGAIPSYTDAFFETMSGFTTTGATILGTHIEELPKGLHFWRAMTHWIGGMGIIVLTIAILPLLGIGGMQLYAAEAPGPTPDKLTPRVKETAKRLWIIYVALTFAEMILLMFGGMDLFESLCHSMATLSTGGFSTRQASVGAFNPYIQYVITIFMFIAGSNFAVTYFVFRGKPGKLWENEEFRAYLFFTILVIIVTSLVVYFGVNDRTSFEQSFRDSAFQVVSIITTTGFGTADFTAWGSFLLLLFLILMFTGACAGSTSGGMKMVRHIVIAKNSYLDLKRQIHPKAIMPVWFNGKAVTPEVVSRILAFILIYILLFVTGSFVMAFMGYDFMTAIGSIAATLGNIGPGIGNVGPGNSENFALFSDLGKWFLSFMMLLGRLELFTVLMLFTPFFWREA, encoded by the coding sequence ATGTTCAACTTCAGAGTAATCATCAATGTGTTGGGAATGCTGGTAACCATCTGTGGGTTTGCCATGTTGTTTGCCCTGCCGTTTTCGATTTACTATGGAAGTGATGACCTCGGTGCCATTCTGGCCTCAGGCCTTAGCACGATGTTGCTGGGTGGACTGGTTTGGTTTATTACCCGAAAACATAAGGGGCAGGAACTAAAAAAACGCGATGGGTATCTGATTGTAACGCTGGGTTGGGTGGTAATGTCTGCCATTGGAGCGATCCCTTATGTTGTCAGCGGAGCCATTCCCTCATATACGGATGCTTTCTTTGAAACCATGTCGGGTTTTACTACGACTGGCGCTACCATTCTCGGAACCCATATTGAAGAATTACCCAAAGGATTGCACTTCTGGAGAGCCATGACTCACTGGATTGGCGGTATGGGAATTATTGTACTTACCATTGCCATTCTTCCTTTGCTGGGAATTGGCGGCATGCAGCTATACGCCGCTGAAGCACCCGGCCCTACGCCAGACAAACTCACACCCCGGGTAAAAGAAACGGCCAAACGCCTGTGGATCATCTATGTGGCGCTGACTTTTGCAGAAATGATTTTGCTGATGTTTGGGGGAATGGATCTTTTCGAATCGCTCTGTCACTCTATGGCGACCCTTTCTACGGGAGGTTTTTCGACCAGGCAGGCAAGCGTGGGTGCATTTAATCCCTATATCCAGTATGTGATTACAATTTTTATGTTTATCGCAGGCTCCAACTTTGCGGTAACCTACTTTGTGTTTCGCGGAAAGCCAGGCAAGCTTTGGGAAAATGAAGAGTTCCGGGCCTATCTTTTTTTTACTATTCTGGTGATCATCGTGACGTCTCTGGTTGTGTATTTTGGTGTCAATGATCGCACCTCATTCGAACAATCGTTTCGCGATAGCGCCTTTCAGGTAGTGTCGATTATTACCACAACGGGTTTTGGGACGGCAGACTTTACTGCATGGGGCTCATTTTTGCTGCTGTTGTTTCTGATTTTGATGTTTACCGGTGCATGCGCAGGCTCAACAAGTGGGGGTATGAAAATGGTGCGCCATATCGTCATTGCCAAAAACAGTTACCTCGACCTGAAGAGACAGATTCACCCCAAGGCGATTATGCCCGTATGGTTTAATGGAAAAGCGGTAACGCCAGAGGTAGTTTCGAGAATCCTCGCATTTATCCTGATCTATATTTTGTTGTTTGTAACTGGCTCTTTTGTGATGGCATTTATGGGCTACGATTTTATGACAGCCATTGGATCAATTGCAGCAACTTTGGGCAATATTGGCCCGGGCATTGGAAATGTTGGTCCAGGTAACAGCGAAAACTTTGCCCTTTTTTCAGATCTGGGCAAATGGTTTCTTTCCTTTATGATGCTGCTCGGACGGCTCGAACTTTTCACCGTTTTGATGTTGTTTACCCCTTTCTTCTGGCGGGAGGCCTAG